One Gigantopelta aegis isolate Gae_Host unplaced genomic scaffold, Gae_host_genome ctg3138_pilon_pilon, whole genome shotgun sequence DNA segment encodes these proteins:
- the LOC121391943 gene encoding calcium-dependent protein kinase 12-like — translation FAAGAKMMGLEPGVEWSFDDFSKVHKESLQKPEYMAVMRELFNATFIMLDKDRKGFVTPNDWEQAFKVFRFNDPSEAKTAFDTLDLDKDGQIGYQEFMDCSLEFFCSEDNKHGSLGMLGPLPS, via the coding sequence GTTTGCTGCAGGTGCCAAGATGATGGGTCTTGAACCAGGAGTGGAATGGTCTTTTGATGATTTCTCTAAAGTTCATAAGGAAAGTTTACAAAAGCCAGAGTACATGGCTGTTATGCGAGAGCTCTTTAATGCTACCTTTATCATGCTTGATAAAGATCGCAAAGGTTTTGTTACACCTAATGATTGGGAACAAGCTTTTAAGGTGTTTCGTTTCAATGATCCTTCTGAGGCCAAGACAGCATTTGATACATTAGATTTGGACAAGGATGGTCAAATTGGTTATCAAGAGTTCATGGACTGTAGTTTGGAGTTTTTCTGCTCAGAAGATAATAAACATGGAAGTCTTGGAATGCTTGGTCCTTTACCTTCATAA